From the Acidilutibacter cellobiosedens genome, one window contains:
- a CDS encoding DUF1444 family protein → MEYMEFANRMIQDLKREFNEVRLDEKERLYIGSEFTNASLPLRTMYQEHQIVGYQKNLQNYIKIISDVLNCYRFKLNLSNVFPFVKPKEFGEDINHNFIREDLFCNLSLFYVVDMGEVFRFVLYDDLKNANIDLKILKNESMKNLNKMTNFLGRLDDALHIYTLYFNSDFGATLFLTEHIQQQIRKKVGTDILFCMPSSSCFICAKHNEHTIDTQLYILRQLIEIEKDINKISKNIYRKDSQGNYSIIA, encoded by the coding sequence ATTCAGGATTTAAAGAGAGAATTTAACGAAGTTAGACTGGATGAAAAAGAAAGATTATACATTGGTAGCGAGTTTACCAATGCTTCTTTGCCATTAAGAACAATGTATCAAGAACATCAAATTGTTGGATATCAGAAAAATTTGCAAAACTACATAAAAATAATTTCTGATGTTTTGAATTGCTATAGGTTTAAATTGAACTTAAGCAACGTTTTTCCATTTGTAAAACCCAAGGAATTCGGAGAAGATATTAATCATAATTTCATAAGGGAAGATTTGTTTTGCAATCTATCATTATTTTACGTAGTAGATATGGGAGAGGTTTTCAGATTTGTGCTATATGATGATTTAAAAAATGCTAATATAGATTTGAAAATATTAAAAAATGAAAGCATGAAAAATCTAAACAAAATGACAAATTTTCTTGGTAGACTTGATGATGCACTTCATATTTATACTCTGTACTTTAATTCCGATTTTGGAGCAACCCTTTTTCTTACGGAACATATACAGCAACAAATTAGAAAAAAAGTTGGAACAGATATTTTATTTTGCATGCCATCCTCCTCCTGTTTTATTTGTGCAAAACATAATGAACACACAATAGATACCCAGTTATATATATTGCGTCAACTTATAGAGATAGAAAAAGATATAAATAAGATATCAAAGAATATATACAGAAAAGATAGTCAAGGGAATTATTCAATTATCGCTTAA
- a CDS encoding site-specific DNA-methyltransferase translates to MPTINFKGKAFVQNHHLTVKYHQLIPDKKSSITDNVSLNDNLIIHGDNLLALKALLPNYAGKINCIFIDPPYNTGEEKWVYNDNVNSPMIQEWLGKVVDKDDLTRHDKWCCMMMPRLKLLRELLHKDGAIFVTIDDNEVHHLRMLMDEIFGEHNFVTNIVWQARKSVQNDTDISQQHNHILVYAKNRRQEERRLKESNADRWYTMDGFVFKPLELDKSKFSNPDNDPRGPWKADPFDAPQIRENLTYPIVNPNTGVEYLPPNGRHWRTEEDKYKALLKDERIIFGTTGRAKPQLKVFWEEKKDFGEVERTWWGNGSIETFLYDEETEEEILNVDQESAQEWTNYGTATSASKMLQQIFEQEKVFDTPKPVELVKHILKLATKNDAIVLDSFAGSGTTGHAVLDMNFEDDKSNRKFILIESEDYANTVTAERIRRVIKGVPSASSERIKNGVGGTFSYFELGNAIELEDILKGENLPEYKELARYLFYTATGDDFDITKVDEEKNYIGENDQYEVYLFYKPDIQYLRTIALDLDLAKSLGEYKGKKRLVFAPMKYLDNEYLLQYRIEYCQLPFEIYRFKE, encoded by the coding sequence ATGCCTACGATAAATTTTAAAGGTAAAGCCTTTGTACAGAATCATCATCTAACAGTTAAATATCATCAACTTATTCCAGATAAAAAATCTAGTATAACAGATAATGTAAGTCTAAATGATAATTTGATTATTCATGGTGATAATTTGCTAGCCCTAAAGGCACTGTTACCAAACTATGCAGGCAAAATTAATTGCATTTTTATCGACCCTCCGTATAATACGGGGGAAGAAAAATGGGTATATAATGATAATGTTAATTCCCCAATGATACAAGAATGGCTTGGGAAAGTAGTAGACAAAGATGATTTGACAAGACATGATAAATGGTGCTGCATGATGATGCCAAGGTTAAAGTTACTCAGGGAATTACTACATAAGGATGGAGCCATATTTGTCACAATAGATGATAATGAAGTTCATCACCTGCGTATGCTAATGGATGAAATATTTGGCGAACATAATTTCGTAACTAATATAGTATGGCAGGCTAGAAAATCAGTTCAAAATGATACGGATATTAGCCAACAGCATAACCATATTCTTGTTTATGCCAAAAATAGAAGACAGGAAGAAAGAAGATTAAAGGAATCAAACGCAGATAGATGGTATACAATGGATGGTTTTGTTTTTAAACCATTAGAATTAGATAAATCGAAATTTTCAAATCCAGATAATGACCCTAGGGGACCGTGGAAGGCTGACCCATTTGATGCACCGCAAATAAGGGAAAATTTAACCTATCCAATAGTAAATCCAAATACAGGAGTTGAATATTTACCTCCTAATGGAAGGCATTGGAGAACAGAAGAAGACAAATACAAAGCCTTATTAAAAGATGAGAGAATAATTTTTGGTACTACTGGAAGGGCAAAACCCCAACTTAAAGTGTTCTGGGAGGAAAAGAAGGATTTTGGAGAAGTTGAAAGAACATGGTGGGGGAATGGCTCGATTGAAACTTTTCTATATGATGAAGAAACAGAAGAAGAGATATTAAATGTGGACCAAGAATCTGCTCAGGAGTGGACTAACTATGGAACAGCGACTAGTGCATCTAAAATGTTACAACAAATATTTGAACAAGAAAAAGTTTTTGATACACCAAAGCCTGTTGAACTTGTGAAACATATTTTAAAGTTAGCCACCAAAAATGATGCTATCGTACTAGATTCCTTTGCTGGAAGCGGTACAACTGGACATGCAGTTTTGGACATGAATTTTGAAGATGACAAGAGTAATAGAAAATTCATTCTTATTGAATCAGAAGATTATGCTAATACTGTTACTGCTGAAAGGATAAGAAGAGTTATTAAGGGTGTACCAAGTGCTTCGAGTGAGAGAATTAAAAATGGTGTAGGGGGAACATTTTCTTATTTTGAGTTGGGTAATGCCATTGAATTGGAGGATATATTAAAGGGAGAGAATTTACCAGAATATAAAGAATTAGCGAGATATTTATTTTATACTGCTACTGGGGATGATTTTGATATCACTAAGGTAGATGAGGAAAAGAATTACATTGGTGAAAATGACCAATATGAAGTTTATTTGTTTTATAAACCTGACATACAATATTTAAGGACTATTGCATTAGATTTAGATTTAGCAAAAAGTCTTGGCGAATATAAAGGTAAAAAGAGGCTTGTTTTTGCTCCCATGAAATATTTAGATAACGAGTATCTTTTACAGTATAGAATTGAGTATTGTCAATTGCCATTTGAAATTTATAGGTTTAAGGAGTAA
- a CDS encoding DEAD/DEAH box helicase, which translates to MKLKDYQKRCLKDIKLYLQSLVEYKDKYDKYIEIDKEMAFDYDFPKKAWEQCEFKNAVGESVVYNSKQNGLNEPLPNFCIKVPTGGGKTFLATRTVDLINTIYRKKKTGIVLWIVPTNQIYRQTINSLKNREHPYRQVLDLSSGGRTLILEKGDRFTTQDINENLVIMMLMLPSANRQNKETLKIFQDAGGFDSFFPPDDDFKAHEDLIDKFPNLDYFGEEDSFWKQIKTSLGNTLRILKPVIIIDEGQKAYSENAQKTIRNFNPSIVVELSATPPSGSNPISHITGQDLNREEMIKLDIHVVNKATTNWKDVVLSSVEKRNSLEKLAKQYESQTGQYIRPICLIQVERTGKNQINSGYIHSEHVKDYLMNECGISSNEIAIKSSEKDDIEGIDLLSKDCSIRYIITKQALQEGWDCSFAYVLTVLTDTSSEMNITQLVGRILRQPYAKKTKIIDLDESYVYCYRPNTNEILNNIKKGLEGEGLGDIAGRVISESGDLDTSARVDTTIIRYREEFKKFEGRIYLPRFIIRENESYRELSYEMDILSRINWNEISLKDIESLVLSPENKNDIVISIALSDSTEDLIEKKISAMRADGLIVDYLFITRHIMNVVPNPWVAYEITEKALKILRGKYSDDLISANMVFIIQELNKTLEEQRDILAQKLFVELIKNKEILFFLQCDSNFALPTKNAVRNNVKKLTRDTGDPIEKSLFEYVPEEELNKLEQSVAVYIDKQQKLLWWYRNLSKQDYYIQGWKKSKIYPDFILSKPNEENDDYSKVLVVETKGLHLKNEDTAYKKSVFDLCNELGKKISWEELGEEFRDKTVEFQIIFDKEWQRKLNEIFDVW; encoded by the coding sequence ATGAAATTAAAAGACTATCAAAAAAGGTGTTTGAAAGATATTAAACTGTATCTTCAATCTCTTGTAGAATACAAAGATAAATATGATAAATACATAGAGATTGATAAAGAAATGGCTTTTGATTATGATTTTCCTAAAAAAGCATGGGAGCAATGTGAATTTAAAAATGCTGTTGGAGAATCTGTAGTATACAATTCTAAACAAAATGGACTAAATGAACCTTTGCCAAACTTTTGTATAAAAGTTCCTACAGGTGGTGGGAAGACCTTTCTTGCCACAAGAACTGTAGATTTGATTAATACAATATATCGTAAAAAGAAAACAGGTATAGTTTTATGGATTGTTCCGACTAATCAGATATACAGACAAACAATTAATAGTTTAAAAAATAGAGAGCACCCATATAGGCAAGTTTTGGATTTATCTAGTGGTGGGAGAACTTTAATCTTGGAAAAAGGAGATAGATTTACAACTCAAGATATTAATGAAAATTTAGTTATTATGATGTTAATGCTACCTTCTGCTAATAGACAAAACAAAGAAACTTTAAAAATCTTTCAAGATGCAGGAGGGTTTGATTCATTTTTTCCGCCTGACGATGATTTTAAAGCCCATGAAGACTTAATAGATAAGTTCCCAAACCTCGATTACTTTGGTGAAGAAGATTCTTTTTGGAAACAGATAAAAACATCACTAGGAAATACTTTGAGAATTCTAAAGCCTGTTATTATTATTGATGAAGGGCAAAAGGCTTATAGTGAAAATGCACAGAAAACTATAAGAAATTTCAACCCAAGTATCGTAGTTGAACTTTCTGCTACACCACCTAGCGGTAGCAATCCTATTAGTCATATAACAGGACAGGATTTAAATCGTGAGGAAATGATAAAACTAGACATTCATGTAGTAAATAAGGCAACAACAAATTGGAAGGATGTTGTTCTATCAAGTGTTGAAAAAAGGAATTCACTTGAAAAACTAGCAAAACAATATGAATCACAAACTGGGCAGTATATACGTCCAATTTGCTTAATTCAGGTAGAAAGAACGGGCAAAAACCAAATTAATAGTGGATATATTCATTCAGAACATGTAAAAGATTATTTAATGAATGAATGTGGAATATCTTCTAATGAAATAGCAATTAAATCTAGTGAGAAAGATGACATTGAAGGTATAGACCTGTTAAGTAAGGATTGTTCAATACGTTATATTATAACCAAACAAGCACTACAAGAAGGTTGGGACTGTTCCTTTGCTTATGTTTTAACAGTATTGACTGATACAAGTTCCGAGATGAATATTACGCAACTTGTTGGAAGGATTTTGCGACAACCTTATGCAAAGAAAACGAAAATCATTGACTTAGATGAAAGTTATGTATATTGCTATAGACCTAATACTAATGAGATATTAAATAATATTAAAAAGGGATTAGAGGGAGAAGGCCTAGGAGATATAGCAGGAAGAGTGATTTCGGAATCAGGGGACCTAGATACCTCAGCCAGAGTGGATACAACAATTATTAGATACAGAGAAGAATTTAAAAAATTTGAGGGTAGAATATATTTACCAAGATTTATTATTAGAGAAAATGAATCCTACAGGGAATTAAGTTATGAGATGGATATCCTTAGCCGAATTAATTGGAATGAAATTTCCTTAAAGGATATAGAATCCCTTGTATTATCACCTGAAAATAAAAATGATATTGTAATTAGCATTGCTTTAAGCGATAGTACTGAAGATTTAATAGAAAAAAAGATTAGTGCCATGAGAGCGGATGGACTCATTGTTGATTATCTCTTTATAACGAGACATATTATGAATGTAGTTCCTAACCCTTGGGTTGCATATGAGATTACAGAGAAGGCATTAAAAATATTAAGAGGAAAGTATTCTGATGATTTAATAAGTGCTAATATGGTTTTTATAATTCAAGAGTTAAATAAAACTCTAGAAGAGCAGCGTGACATTCTTGCTCAAAAGTTATTTGTTGAATTGATAAAAAATAAAGAGATACTGTTTTTCTTACAATGCGATTCAAATTTTGCATTGCCTACGAAAAATGCAGTAAGAAATAATGTTAAAAAACTTACAAGGGATACTGGAGACCCAATTGAAAAAAGTTTATTCGAGTACGTTCCAGAGGAAGAATTAAACAAGTTAGAACAATCTGTTGCGGTATATATTGATAAACAACAAAAATTGCTTTGGTGGTATAGAAATCTATCAAAACAGGATTATTATATTCAAGGCTGGAAAAAGTCAAAAATATATCCGGATTTTATATTATCCAAACCAAATGAGGAAAATGATGATTATTCAAAGGTTCTTGTAGTTGAGACAAAAGGATTACATTTAAAAAACGAAGATACTGCTTATAAAAAGTCGGTTTTTGATTTATGTAATGAGTTAGGCAAAAAGATTAGTTGGGAAGAACTCGGGGAAGAATTTAGAGATAAGACAGTTGAGTTTCAGATTATTTTTGATAAGGAATGGCAGAGAAAACTCAATGAAATATTTGACGTATGGTAA